The following are encoded in a window of Pseudalgibacter alginicilyticus genomic DNA:
- a CDS encoding phytase — translation MRNLKINIVFGLTVLLLGCVAKLPEIVANVVTEKTPHDTDDPAIWINNNNPDESIVFGTDKDEVNGGVYAFNLDGKIIREKSITNISYPNNVDIEYGFKLTDSTSTDIMVFSEREKHQIRLFSVPDMTPLDNGGFKVFEEETNIEMKRPMGVSFYKNPETGKISVFVSRKNGPTEGYLHQYELVSDSLGIKANLLRKVGTFSGQKEIEAIAVDDESGFVYYSDEGFGIRKYHANPEKGDTEIAFIGNEHFKDDIEGIAIAKYDDKGFLIVSNQQAHTFNIFSLETNAFIKELNLGTIETDGCDVTTVPLGNKFPNGLFVSMNDEMDFFFHDLAKLNLEEK, via the coding sequence ATGAGAAATTTGAAAATAAATATTGTATTTGGTTTAACAGTTTTGTTATTGGGTTGTGTGGCTAAATTACCAGAAATAGTAGCTAATGTTGTCACAGAAAAAACGCCGCATGATACTGACGACCCAGCTATTTGGATAAATAATAACAACCCAGATGAAAGTATTGTTTTTGGTACTGATAAAGACGAAGTTAACGGAGGTGTGTATGCTTTTAATTTAGATGGAAAAATCATTAGAGAAAAAAGTATTACTAATATTAGTTATCCAAACAATGTAGATATAGAGTATGGTTTCAAATTAACCGATTCTACTTCAACAGATATTATGGTATTTTCAGAAAGAGAAAAACATCAAATACGTTTGTTTTCAGTACCAGATATGACACCTTTGGATAATGGGGGATTTAAAGTTTTTGAAGAAGAAACCAATATTGAAATGAAGCGCCCCATGGGTGTATCATTTTATAAAAATCCAGAGACAGGAAAAATATCGGTTTTTGTAAGCAGAAAAAATGGTCCAACTGAGGGATATTTACATCAATACGAATTGGTTTCAGATTCGCTTGGAATAAAAGCCAATTTACTTAGAAAAGTTGGCACGTTTAGTGGACAAAAAGAAATTGAAGCTATTGCGGTTGATGATGAATCTGGATTTGTTTATTATTCAGATGAAGGCTTTGGTATTAGAAAATACCATGCTAATCCAGAAAAAGGTGATACGGAAATAGCCTTTATTGGGAATGAACATTTTAAAGACGATATTGAAGGCATTGCTATAGCTAAATATGACGATAAAGGATTTTTAATTGTATCGAATCAACAAGCGCACACCTTTAATATTTTCAGTTTGGAAACCAATGCATTTATAAAAGAACTTAATTTAGGAACTATTGAAACCGATGGATGCGATGTTACCACTGTTCCATTAGGGAATAAATTTCCAAACGGGTTGTTTGTAAGTATGAATGATGAAATGGATTTCTTTTTTCATGATTTAGCAAAGCTAAACTTGGAAGAGAAATAA
- the ahcY gene encoding adenosylhomocysteinase has translation MSTKTIPYVASKVKDITLADWGRKEIELAEAEMPGLMSLREEYGNSKPLKGARIAGCLHMTIQTAVLIETLQALGAEVTWSSCNIFSTQDQAAAAIAAAGTAVYAWKDMTEEEFDWCIEQTLFFGEDRKPLNMILDDGGDLTNMVLDRYPELVGGIKGLSEETTTGVHRLYERVKNGTLPMPAINVNDSVTKSKFDNKYGCKESAVDAIRRATDIMLAGKRVVVCGYGDVGKGTAASFKGAGSIVTITEIDPICALQAAMDGFEVKKLETVAPNADIVITTTGNKDIVQGKHFEALKDKAIVCNIGHFDNEIDMAWLNKNHGHTKNTIKPQVDKYTVNGKDIIILAEGRLVNLGCATGHPSFVMSNSFTNQTLAQIELWTNNEAYKNDVYMLPKHLDEKVAKLHLAKIGVELTELRKDQADYIGVEVEGPFKPEYYRY, from the coding sequence ATGAGTACAAAAACAATTCCTTACGTAGCAAGCAAAGTAAAAGACATTACACTTGCCGATTGGGGACGCAAAGAAATAGAATTAGCTGAAGCTGAAATGCCTGGTTTAATGAGTTTACGAGAAGAATACGGAAACTCAAAACCACTAAAAGGCGCGCGTATTGCTGGTTGTTTACACATGACCATCCAAACAGCGGTTTTAATTGAAACTTTACAAGCTTTAGGTGCCGAAGTTACTTGGAGTTCTTGCAACATTTTTTCTACACAAGACCAAGCCGCTGCGGCAATTGCCGCTGCCGGAACTGCAGTATATGCTTGGAAAGACATGACTGAAGAAGAATTTGATTGGTGCATTGAACAAACCTTATTTTTTGGTGAAGACAGAAAGCCATTAAATATGATACTTGATGATGGAGGCGATTTAACTAATATGGTTTTAGACCGCTATCCAGAATTAGTTGGAGGCATAAAAGGATTAAGTGAAGAAACTACTACAGGTGTTCACAGACTTTATGAGCGTGTAAAAAACGGCACACTACCAATGCCTGCAATCAATGTTAACGATTCAGTAACAAAATCAAAATTTGATAATAAATACGGTTGTAAAGAATCTGCTGTAGATGCTATTCGTCGGGCAACCGATATCATGCTTGCTGGAAAACGCGTCGTGGTTTGTGGTTATGGCGATGTTGGTAAAGGTACCGCAGCCTCTTTTAAAGGTGCTGGTAGTATTGTTACCATTACCGAAATTGACCCAATTTGTGCATTACAAGCTGCTATGGATGGTTTTGAAGTTAAAAAATTAGAAACCGTTGCTCCAAATGCTGATATCGTTATTACCACTACAGGAAATAAAGATATTGTTCAAGGCAAGCATTTTGAAGCTCTAAAAGACAAAGCTATAGTTTGTAACATTGGGCATTTTGATAATGAAATTGATATGGCTTGGTTAAATAAAAACCACGGGCATACTAAAAATACTATTAAACCACAGGTTGATAAATATACCGTAAACGGAAAAGATATTATCATTCTTGCTGAAGGTCGTTTAGTAAACTTAGGTTGTGCTACTGGTCATCCAAGTTTTGTAATGAGTAACTCGTTCACCAACCAAACTTTGGCTCAAATTGAATTATGGACCAATAATGAAGCTTACAAAAATGATGTATACATGCTACCTAAACATTTAGATGAAAAAGTTGCAAAATTACACTTAGCCAAAATTGGTGTTGAATTAACAGAACTCCGTAAAGATCAAGCAGATTATATTGGTGTAGAAGTTGAAGGACCGTTTAAACCAGAGTATTACAGGTACTAA
- a CDS encoding 4'-phosphopantetheinyl transferase family protein: MPLYKTITPNSQTTVKIWKITESYNELFQSVNLKPKSLERVLNMKSEMHQRGFLSVRMLLAEFGYNDVDLHYDKNGKPYLKDGKQISITHSFNFSAVIISDSIVGVDIEKQRDKINIIAHKFVDYEFDYLIENDTNYIKKLTVIWCIKESLYKLFATPGLSFKQHCLVIPFSEEDSETVSWIDYHEKKHCYISHFLEFEGFTCAYVIA; encoded by the coding sequence ATGCCACTTTATAAAACCATTACACCAAATTCACAAACTACTGTTAAAATCTGGAAGATTACAGAATCTTATAATGAATTATTTCAATCTGTAAACTTGAAACCTAAAAGTTTGGAACGCGTTTTAAACATGAAAAGCGAGATGCATCAACGTGGTTTTTTAAGTGTTAGAATGCTTTTAGCCGAATTTGGATATAATGATGTTGATTTGCATTATGATAAAAATGGTAAGCCCTATTTAAAAGATGGTAAACAAATATCTATAACACATTCTTTTAATTTTTCAGCTGTAATTATAAGTGATAGCATTGTTGGAGTTGATATTGAAAAACAGCGTGATAAAATTAATATTATAGCCCATAAATTTGTTGATTATGAGTTTGATTATTTAATTGAAAACGATACAAATTATATAAAAAAGTTAACGGTTATTTGGTGTATTAAAGAGTCTTTATACAAATTATTTGCAACCCCTGGATTGAGTTTTAAACAGCATTGTTTGGTTATTCCATTTTCTGAAGAAGACAGTGAAACGGTTTCATGGATTGATTATCATGAAAAAAAACATTGTTATATCAGTCACTTTTTAGAGTTTGAAGGGTTTACTTGTGCATATGTTATAGCCTAA
- a CDS encoding geranylgeranylglyceryl/heptaprenylglyceryl phosphate synthase — protein MNTVYKNIQEAISNGDKLFAVLIDPDKFSVGNTSHFIEKVNTSMATHIFVGGSTVAENQTDILVSEIKKYTKLPIVLFPGDVSQITNKADAILFLSLISGRNPEYLIGKHVKAVSKLNNSQLEVISTGYILIESGKETAVEKVTRTKPLLKNKVQNIVDTAKAGELLGMKLIYLEAGSGAKNPIPDSIISEVKKVLHIPLIVGGGIRSKIELDKAFEAGADLVVIGTAFEEDESFLRLC, from the coding sequence ATGAATACGGTTTATAAAAACATACAAGAAGCCATCAGCAATGGTGATAAACTATTTGCAGTTTTAATAGATCCAGATAAGTTTTCTGTTGGAAATACAAGTCATTTTATTGAAAAAGTAAATACTTCTATGGCTACCCATATTTTTGTAGGAGGTAGTACCGTAGCTGAAAATCAAACAGATATTTTGGTTTCAGAAATTAAAAAATATACTAAACTTCCTATTGTTTTATTCCCAGGAGATGTTAGTCAAATTACAAACAAAGCAGATGCTATTTTGTTTCTATCTTTAATTTCGGGAAGAAACCCAGAATATTTAATAGGAAAACATGTCAAGGCAGTTTCTAAATTAAACAACAGCCAATTAGAAGTTATTTCCACAGGTTATATTTTAATTGAAAGTGGTAAAGAAACAGCAGTTGAAAAAGTGACACGTACTAAGCCTTTGTTAAAAAATAAGGTTCAGAATATAGTTGATACTGCAAAAGCAGGAGAACTGTTAGGGATGAAATTAATTTATTTAGAAGCCGGTAGCGGAGCTAAAAACCCCATACCAGATAGTATTATTTCTGAAGTTAAAAAAGTGTTGCACATTCCATTGATTGTAGGTGGAGGTATTAGGAGTAAAATAGAATTAGATAAGGCTTTTGAAGCAGGGGCAGATTTGGTGGTTATTGGTACAGCTTTTGAGGAAGATGAATCGTTTTTAAGGCTTTGTTAA